A single window of Vibrio sp. SCSIO 43137 DNA harbors:
- a CDS encoding STAS domain-containing protein, giving the protein MASAEWAIENNIMSIEGVLTRDVVPAIWKELKQWKPETEQMELSLQNTQRIDSAGMVMLIHLIQHAKISGCHIMLCFVPDQLKMLFQLSNIENMMVDHIKT; this is encoded by the coding sequence ATGGCATCAGCAGAGTGGGCAATTGAAAACAACATAATGTCTATTGAGGGGGTATTAACCCGGGATGTTGTTCCTGCTATCTGGAAAGAACTGAAACAGTGGAAACCTGAGACAGAACAAATGGAACTCTCGCTGCAGAATACTCAGCGTATAGATTCTGCCGGAATGGTGATGTTAATCCACCTAATACAACATGCAAAAATTTCTGGCTGTCATATAATGCTCTGCTTCGTGCCTGATCAACTGAAAATGTTGTTTCAGCTCAGTAACATTGAAAACATGATGGTTGATCATATTAAAACTTAG